The DNA region ATATTTACATACTTCTTTATTTGATAAAGCTGCCGCCTACTTATATTATCTATGTAAAAACCATCCTTTTTTAGATGGAAACAAACGAGTGGCCTTAGCTTCTTCTCTAGTCTTTCTCGATATTAATGGATATGATATCATTGATCCAAATGAAATTTTGTATAACTTTGTCATTGGTGTTGCAGAAGGAAAATTCAAATTAGAAGAAATTAAGACAACTTTAGAATCTCTAGCGAAACTTAATCTCTAGACGATAGGCTACGTCGTATAACAGCGGGGAAACGCTGCGCTTCGGCACTAGCGGCCTCGCTTGGGCTACGCCACATTCCTCTCCGTCACGCTTCTCGCTCCGCAAGAAGGCGCGCCGACGCTAACGCCTCTGCGAGGCTCAGCTACGAGGAACGTCGTCTCCCCTAGTTCGTTATGCGAAATAAAACAAAATTAATCTAAAAATATGAATCCATTAGGTGTATTAGAAGCAATTGGTCTAT from Leptospira terpstrae serovar Hualin str. LT 11-33 = ATCC 700639 includes:
- a CDS encoding type II toxin-antitoxin system death-on-curing family toxin: MLDETIFLSIEDVILIHKNQIELYGGAAEIRDHGLLESAINQPMTTFDSVYLHTSLFDKAAAYLYYLCKNHPFLDGNKRVALASSLVFLDINGYDIIDPNEILYNFVIGVAEGKFKLEEIKTTLESLAKLNL